AACGGGAGCTGACGCTCAGCACCAGCTCTCCTTGTAGCCCCGCCAGTGATGCGCGAGCCCTTCGGCCACCAGCGTATCGCCGATCGAATGACCGCCCCGCACCACCACGCGCAGCTTGCGGCCATAGACATCTTCATCGCGGTCGGCGGGTTGCAATTCGAATGAGCCGGCGCTGAGCAATTCGCGCAGCCGCGTGGTCGCGCGTCTGCCGAGCGCCGCTTCGGCGCCGCAAGCCGGCGAGCTGACTTCCGGCGTATTGATGTCGGCAATTCGTATCTTGACCCCCCGAGCCAGAACGTATCGCCATCCACCACGCAGTCGATACGAACACGGCCGGCGCAAACGGCGAAGGTTTGCGGCACGGTCGCGACAGTGCTGTGCGCCACCGGTGGGTTGAACAGCCTTGCCAGGTTCTGCTCGGGAAGTGCGCCCAGCAGCGCCCCACCCAATCCGCCGACCAGCAGAAAAGCCGGAACGAGAATCCAGTTCGACGGCGCGCGCCGCCTGCCCGGTCTCGTCACCAGCCGTAGTGATGTTCTTGATGCCATAGCCCCCTCCCACCAAGTGGATGGCAGCATGGCCGGCAAGCGTTAAGTCGGGTTCAACACGCAGGGGACAATACGGGCTCGCCGCGCGCGCGTGATTTGCATCCCGCCCCGACCGCGCCTATATAGAACCTGCTCGCAAGAGCTATGGCGATAAACGGTCATCGTAATAAACCTTTCGGACCCGGGGGCAGTACCCGGCGCCTCCACCATCTACCCCTCGGGGGCCAATGGGGGCGAAACAGGATCGACGAGGGCGTAAAAGGTGTGCTTTTGCTCGGTGAGGTACCACCGTTATCGGTCCAAAACTTATAGTTGCTAATGACAACCATAAGGCTCCGGTCGCTCTCGCCGCGTAAGCGGTGCTAGCACTGGGAATTTAAGTCCTCCGCTCCTAGCCGGGCGACAGGCGGGGTCCGCAGGCACCTGGCAACAGAAGCCTGCACCTTTTCCCGCATTCTTCTGCAAGTTTTCCTGTGCCTTTCTCCTTGAATTCTCGTGGAACGTGAGGCTGATATGGGCCATCAGGGATTCTATCCCTCGTGACAGGAAAGTGAGCCGATGGCCGAAGACCACATGCGATACGACATTCTCGCCCAGGAAGCCCTGCGCGGCGTCGTGCGCAAGGTACTGGCCGAGGTCGCCAAGACCGGCCTGCCCGGCGAGCATCACTTCTTCATTTCCTTCGTCACCCGCGCGCCCGGCGTGCGGCTGAGCGAGAAACTGCTCGGCCAGTACGACAAGGAAATGACCATCGTCATCCAGAACCAGTATTGGGACCTCAAGGTCAACGAGACCGGTTTCGAGGTCGGCCTCAGCTTCGACGGCATTCCCGAAACGCTGGTGGTCCCCTTCTCGGCGGTCAAGGGGTTCTTCGATCCTTCCGTGCAGTTCGGCCTGCAATTCGATCCGGCAACCGCGCCGGGCGCTGCTGCGGTCGAAACCGAGGCCGACGCCGAAGTGGAAGCCACCGCCGAAGCCGGTGCTGTCGAAGCGGGCGAGGAAAAGCCCGGCGAAAAGGTCGTCAGCCTCGACGCCTTCCGCAAGAAGCCCTGACATGTCCTTGATGGACAAACGCTCCCTGTCCATATCCGGCCACCGCACGTCCATCGCATTGGAGCCCGAATTCTGGGCAGCGCTTGATGCGATGGCCGCCGAAAAATCCCAGACCATGGCGAGCCTGATCCGCGATATCGACGAAGTCAGGCAAACGGCCAACCTCTCCTCGGCCGTAAGGCTGGCCGTGCTGGCCTGGTATCAGGACAAGGCCGCCACCGGTTAGCCGAGTAGCCCTCATGGTGAGCTTGTCGAACCACGAGGGCGTGGCACGATAGCTCCACTCGCCCGCCCTCGTGGTTCGAACCATGAGGGCTTTCTAAAACAGCGGCTGGTTGACGCTCGACCCCAGGGGCCGGTTCACGGGTGGCGGCAGGCCCAGATCCAGTGGCCCTTGCGGCGGCGGCAGGGTTTCGATCGGCGGTCTGGGCTGCGGCGACTGCTGCTGTTCCAGCCGCCTTGCCTCTTCTTCCGCCGCCTGTCGCGCTGCCTCCTCGGCCGCAAGCCGGGCAGCCTCCTCGGCAGCTCGGCGGCGCTGCTCCTCGATCAGCCGGTTGCGCTCCTCGGCAGCGGCGCGCTGCCGCTCGGCATCCTCGGCCCGCAGGATTTCGAGGCGCTCCACTTCCATTTCATTGGCCCGTACCAGCACCGCGGCGACCATCTCGCCCAGATCCAGCGTCACATCAGGCGCCAGCAGCGTCCCGGCCAGCCGTGTGATGATACGCGACGTATCGGGGCCGACCAGGCCGCTGCTGTCAGCGAAGTCGCGCGGTGTCATGACGAAGCTGCCATTGAGCCCCAGATCGGCGAGCGTCAGGTTGAGATCGCCCGCCAGTCCGGCGCCCTCGCCATTGACGATGACATTGGCCAGCCGCACCACGCCGCCGGCAATGGAGAAGGCGCCGGTGGCCTGGGGCGCGGTGAATGGCCCCTGCCCCAGCGCCAGCCCCATAATGGTGCTCATCGCATCGGGCTCCATGTCGAGCACGTTTTCGAGCCCGGCCACGGTCGGGTAGACCTCGGGCGACAATTGCTGCACCGTCAGGCCGCTCAGCGTAAAATTGCCCTCGCCCGCCATGACACCCATCAACTCGGCCAGGCTCGCCCCCGTCGCCTCGAACCGCACGCCGCCATCGAGCAACCCGCCCAGCATATCGGCAATGCCGGGAGGCACGACCATGTCGCTCGGCACCGCCGCAACAGTCATCCGGCCACTGATGGTCTTGTCGACCAGCGGGCCTGCGCAGCAGATCGTCATGTCGAGGCCGAGCGTCCCAAGGTCCGCCACCGCCTCGAACCGCGCCAACCGCGTGCGGGTCTCATCCCAGCTCAATTCGAAACTGGTTTTCCCCAGCCGCTCCTCGCCGCCAGCCGCCAGCGCACCGGCCGTGACCGACACCGTGCCGCGCGTCTGCCGCGCCTGGTCGCCCAGTGCAATCGGCCCCTCCGGCCATATATCGCTGCCAGCGACCAGTGCCGCCGGCCCCAACAGCGTCGCGGCCAGCCCTTCGACCGACACCAGATCCACGGCGATCTCGCCCGATACTGCCGCCGTGCTGCCGGTGCGCGATAGTGACAGCGCCCCGCTGAAACCGGTTTCCCCTGATGTCCCGACAATGTCGCTCAGCCGGGCCAGCCGCTCACCCTCGAAATGGATTTGTGCGCTGCCCTTGGCCATGGGCAGGGTCAGGCCCCGCGCGCCCACGATCCGGGCCAGGCCGCCGGCATTGGCCATGGCGATATCCAGTTGGCCCGTCCCCTGGATTTCGCCATTGTCCAGCGACAGCAGGTTCCCGGCATAGCTGATGCTCTCATCGCCCAGACTGGCGGTGATATTGCTGTCGAGGCTGTTATTCGGCGTGCCCACCAGGCCCAGGCTGACCAGCATGGAGCCATCCCCGACAAAGAGCGGACTATCGCCGAATCCGATCTGCTCGGTCAGCCCGGCAATATCGGTGGATTCGAGCCCTCCGCTCACCCGCAGCGGCGCCGTGGTCAGTGCCCCGATGCCGCCGCTGAGTTCGGCCCGCAGATTGAGTTCGCCCGCACCCAGCGCCCCCGCCAGGGTCACCGTCTGGGCGCCATCGATCAGTTCGCCGATATCGACCAGCAGGTCCGCCGGAGCCGAGGCGGCGAGAAATCCGCGCCAGCTTTGCGGCATGTCGAGCAGATCGTAAAAACCCAGCAGAGCCGGCGCGTCGCCGGCATCCACCCGCACCATGCCCGAACCCGACACGTCAGGCTCGGCGACGGTTCCACCTGCCGTCAGCGTGGCGTCCACGCCCACACCGCCCCAATTCTCGGCCGAAAGCCGCGAGAAGCTGACTTCACCGCTGCGCCACTGCCCCTCGGCCACCAGCCCGGTGCCGTCGAGCCCGAGAACCCGCGCACTCTTGCCGGTCAGCGAGAAACTGCCATAGGGAAAACTGGTGCCGAAGGCCGGCTCGGTGGAGATATCGGGCAATAGCGCGCCGACCAGCGCGCTGCCCCGCTGCCCCAGCTCATCGAAATGCGCCACGAGATCGAGCCGCTTTTCCTCGCCGAAGCCGAGCCGGATTTCGACCCCATGGGTGCGCCCGGCAAGCGTCAGTACGCCATTGACCAGGCCGAACGCATCCCCCGCCAGCATGACGCGGCCGGTCAGCGCGCCGGGCTCATTGAACAGCACATTGTCCTCGCCCGGCTTGCGCCAGAGCGCGGCCAGCCCGTCGAGGCGGTTGCTGACCAGCGAGACTTCGCCGGCAAAGGCCGGGCGTTCGCTTTCGCGCGTCAGCTGTCCACTGGCCCGCAATTCGCTATCGCCGGGCAATTGGGCGATGAATTGCTCGATGGTCCAGCCCGCCCCATCGGTACGTGCATCCATGCGCACATTGCGCAGGGCAAAGCCCCGCAGGCTCACCTCGGCCAGGTCGATCCCCACCCGCCCGGCCATGGGTGGAATGATCGGCGCCGGTAGCTCCGACAGCAGCCGCACCGCCTCATAGGGCAAAGTGGAGGCATCCTCCTTGGCGTCGCGCGGCGGCAGCGAGAAGACGCCGCCGGAAATCACCGCGTCGAAACTTCTGGCATCACCAAGCTGGATACTGGCCGCGCCGGTCAGCCGCGTACCGGCCCGGTTCTCGTCCGGCCGCAACGTATAGCCTGACAGCACGATGCGGTCGGTCGAGCCAGTGACCTTGCTTTCCAGCACCAGGTCACCGCGGATATCGGTCGCCACATCGGTGGCCTCCGGCTTCTGGCGGTAGACCATGTCGCCATCGAATTTCGGCGCCATGCCGGGCTCGAGCAGCCCTTCCAGCGAGAGGGAAAAGCCCGCCGATTGCGGCTGTACGAACAGGGACACCCGCGCCTTGCCGGCATCATCGACCAGGCTTGAATTGAACCGCACGCCATAGGACTGGTCGCGATAGGACCCATTGCCCTGGAACGAGAACGGCCCGCTGAACCCGCCAAGACGCAATTCGCCGGTGACATCGCTGGCGACGAACGTCTCGCCCGAGCGGCGATCCATCAGCCGCACAGTAGCACCGACCACGCTGGTCTGTCCGAGCCCGACCCCGCCAGTGCCCGAAGCCAGCGCCACGCCGCTGCCGAAAAAGCCGCTCTCATCCACGGTGAAATCGATCACCGGCTGGCGCAGCACAAGGTTGGTGACGTTATAATTGTCGCGCAGGAAATCCATCAGCGCGAACTCGGCTTCGACACTGTCCACCGTCGCTGCCGGCTCTTCGGGCGAGCCCACCAGCACGTCGGAAAACCGCAGCCGGGGCTGCGGCAGCAGCGTGAAGTCGATCTCGCCCCGCACGGTGACCGGTGTGCCGAGCACAGAAGTCGCCAGCTCTTCCATCCGCCCGCGATAGTCGCTCCAGCGAATGAAATGCGGCGCGATGAAAGCGCCGGCCAGCACGATGATCGCCAGCAGGCCGACGACGATGTAGATGCGATTGAGCACTGTGCGTGACTATCCGATTTCCCGCGGCAGAGTGTAGGCAAGCACGCGGTCGGCGCAACCCCGCCCTTGCCGCGATACATGCCAGATTCGTCGCGCCCAAAACAAAGCGGCCGGACCTTTCGGCCCGGCCACTCTCATTGCTTTTGCAACGCCTTAGAGCGCGCCGATGGACCAGAAGAAGGTTTCGCCCGAGCTGTCGTCGACGCCATCATTGTCGGTGATCACGAAGCCGTTGCCGGCAGCGTCGACCGCGAAGCTCTCGACCTTGTCGACCACATAGCCGTTATTGGCGGCAAGATCGGGCACCAGGTCACGCACCAGTTCCTTGGTCACGGTGGGCAATTCGCCGCCCAGTTCGGCCGGAACCAGCTCGCTTACCGGTACACGGTAGAGCGCCTTGAGAGCGGCCTTGCCCGCGATCTGGTTGTCGCGCTCGATGATATAGGCGTAGTCACCGTGCACGGTGATTTCGCTGAGGCCGACCCAGCCGCCTTCCGGCGCCGCTTCGAGCGGATAGCGCACCGCGCCCCATTCTTCGGTCTCGAGGTTGTAGGAAACGAGCTTCACGAAGCCCTTTTCGTCATCCTTCCATTCGCGCTGGATGGCGATCCACAGCGTGTCGCCGATCTTGGCCACGCCTTCCGAGCCCGACCGGGTTTCGCCGGCCAAGAGGGCCGCCGGATAGGCGATCTCGTCTTCGATCTCGCCATCGGCATTGACGTGGTAGAGCGCATGCGGGGTCAGCTTGGCCGTATCGCCTTCCGAAGCCAGCCAGAAGCCGCCTTCGCCGTCCAGCGTGATGCCTTCGAGGTCGAGCTTCTGCGCGGGAACGCCATTGCGGGTCACCACGGTCTTCTTGACGATGCGGGCCGGCTTGGCCGTTGCGTCGATCTCGTAGATATAGGCTTCGCTGAAGGCGCTATCGCTGACGGCATAGAGAATGCCCGGCTTTTCGGCATCGCCCACGGCGCCCGAAAGTGCGGCCCAGCCGATCGGCTTGCCGCCGGCATCGAGGTCCGACATGATCTGGGGATAGGCCGGCTCGCTTTCGCTGAGCTCGAAAATCATGACATGGGCGCCGGCCAGCCCGTCGGGGCTGAGATCGGTTTCATTGGCGGTCACGTAGAGATTGCGCGACGGAATGGCCAGCGCGCCCTCCGGGCCAAGGCCCGAGGGGACCGACTGCCAGTATTCCGGCACATCGCCGGTATCCTTGTAGATGGCGACCAGCGAGGAACGTTCCTGATTGACGAAAATGAACTTCGTCTCGCCGAACGTGCCGACTTCCATGCCTTCGGGCTCGACGCCCTTGGCGTCCGAACGGCCTTCGGGATAGTGGCCGAGTTGGGCGGCGATATATTCCATCGACGGGCCGCTCTCATAGAGCTCGGTGCCGTCCTTGTGGAAGATGGTGAAGCCGCGCGAACCGCCTTCATAGTCGCCTTCATTGGCGATGATAATACGGTTCTCATCGAGCCACTGCACGGCATCGGGCTCGCGCTTGCGGCCGGGCTGGCTCTCGGTGAAGCTCAGGCGACCGTCTTCGGTGGCATCGATCCCTTCGAGGTCGACACTGCCGGCGCTGAAATCATTGATGATTGCGCCGGTTTCGCCATTGAGAATGACAATGTGGTTGTTTTCCTGCAGCGTCACAGCCAGTTCGTTGAGGCTGTTGAAATCGGTATATTCCGGCTCGGCATCCTCACCGGCGAAATCGGCTACGCCGGCCAGTTCGGTGACGCGCATCGTACCGCAATCGACCGTGCCGTCGGCAACGTCGAAGAAGGTGATATTGCCGCTCGGCAGTTGCGGGATCACGCCGTCGTTGAGGTCTTCATTGCGCTGGTTTTCCATCGAGATGGCGATCAGCGAGGCGTCGGCATTCTTGGCGATGGCGTCGGGCTGCCCGCCCAGGTCGCAGGTGGTCTCGATGGTCTTGGTCGCGATGTCGATGACCGAGAGATAGCCGGTCGGAGCGGTGAAATCCTCGGTCGTGTCTGAGGTCACCAGCGCCTTGCCGCCGATGACGGTGACCGAGGTCGGGCCGCCATCGAGCGCCACGAAGCCTGCGGCCTTTGGTGCGGTCGGGTCGGTGATATCGACAAAGCCGAT
This sequence is a window from Devosia ginsengisoli. Protein-coding genes within it:
- a CDS encoding thermonuclease family protein, with amino-acid sequence MGGGYGIKNITTAGDETGQAARAVELDSRSGFSAGRRIGWGAAGRTSRAEPGKAVQPTGGAQHCRDRAANLRRLRRPCSYRLRGGWRYVLARGVKIRIADINTPEVSSPACGAEAALGRRATTRLRELLSAGSFELQPADRDEDVYGRKLRVVVRGGHSIGDTLVAEGLAHHWRGYKESWC
- a CDS encoding AsmA family protein, producing MLNRIYIVVGLLAIIVLAGAFIAPHFIRWSDYRGRMEELATSVLGTPVTVRGEIDFTLLPQPRLRFSDVLVGSPEEPAATVDSVEAEFALMDFLRDNYNVTNLVLRQPVIDFTVDESGFFGSGVALASGTGGVGLGQTSVVGATVRLMDRRSGETFVASDVTGELRLGGFSGPFSFQGNGSYRDQSYGVRFNSSLVDDAGKARVSLFVQPQSAGFSLSLEGLLEPGMAPKFDGDMVYRQKPEATDVATDIRGDLVLESKVTGSTDRIVLSGYTLRPDENRAGTRLTGAASIQLGDARSFDAVISGGVFSLPPRDAKEDASTLPYEAVRLLSELPAPIIPPMAGRVGIDLAEVSLRGFALRNVRMDARTDGAGWTIEQFIAQLPGDSELRASGQLTRESERPAFAGEVSLVSNRLDGLAALWRKPGEDNVLFNEPGALTGRVMLAGDAFGLVNGVLTLAGRTHGVEIRLGFGEEKRLDLVAHFDELGQRGSALVGALLPDISTEPAFGTSFPYGSFSLTGKSARVLGLDGTGLVAEGQWRSGEVSFSRLSAENWGGVGVDATLTAGGTVAEPDVSGSGMVRVDAGDAPALLGFYDLLDMPQSWRGFLAASAPADLLVDIGELIDGAQTVTLAGALGAGELNLRAELSGGIGALTTAPLRVSGGLESTDIAGLTEQIGFGDSPLFVGDGSMLVSLGLVGTPNNSLDSNITASLGDESISYAGNLLSLDNGEIQGTGQLDIAMANAGGLARIVGARGLTLPMAKGSAQIHFEGERLARLSDIVGTSGETGFSGALSLSRTGSTAAVSGEIAVDLVSVEGLAATLLGPAALVAGSDIWPEGPIALGDQARQTRGTVSVTAGALAAGGEERLGKTSFELSWDETRTRLARFEAVADLGTLGLDMTICCAGPLVDKTISGRMTVAAVPSDMVVPPGIADMLGGLLDGGVRFEATGASLAELMGVMAGEGNFTLSGLTVQQLSPEVYPTVAGLENVLDMEPDAMSTIMGLALGQGPFTAPQATGAFSIAGGVVRLANVIVNGEGAGLAGDLNLTLADLGLNGSFVMTPRDFADSSGLVGPDTSRIITRLAGTLLAPDVTLDLGEMVAAVLVRANEMEVERLEILRAEDAERQRAAAEERNRLIEEQRRRAAEEAARLAAEEAARQAAEEEARRLEQQQSPQPRPPIETLPPPQGPLDLGLPPPVNRPLGSSVNQPLF
- a CDS encoding esterase-like activity of phytase family protein, which produces MLKPRHLVAITAALLATTASVTAAEYFNRIASFPVALNNPDAEAGVENSAEIITATEDGMTLVYSNALLGGIGFVDITDPTAPKAAGFVALDGGPTSVTVIGGKALVTSDTTEDFTAPTGYLSVIDIATKTIETTCDLGGQPDAIAKNADASLIAISMENQRNEDLNDGVIPQLPSGNITFFDVADGTVDCGTMRVTELAGVADFAGEDAEPEYTDFNSLNELAVTLQENNHIVILNGETGAIINDFSAGSVDLEGIDATEDGRLSFTESQPGRKREPDAVQWLDENRIIIANEGDYEGGSRGFTIFHKDGTELYESGPSMEYIAAQLGHYPEGRSDAKGVEPEGMEVGTFGETKFIFVNQERSSLVAIYKDTGDVPEYWQSVPSGLGPEGALAIPSRNLYVTANETDLSPDGLAGAHVMIFELSESEPAYPQIMSDLDAGGKPIGWAALSGAVGDAEKPGILYAVSDSAFSEAYIYEIDATAKPARIVKKTVVTRNGVPAQKLDLEGITLDGEGGFWLASEGDTAKLTPHALYHVNADGEIEDEIAYPAALLAGETRSGSEGVAKIGDTLWIAIQREWKDDEKGFVKLVSYNLETEEWGAVRYPLEAAPEGGWVGLSEITVHGDYAYIIERDNQIAGKAALKALYRVPVSELVPAELGGELPTVTKELVRDLVPDLAANNGYVVDKVESFAVDAAGNGFVITDNDGVDDSSGETFFWSIGAL
- a CDS encoding ribbon-helix-helix domain-containing protein translates to MDKRSLSISGHRTSIALEPEFWAALDAMAAEKSQTMASLIRDIDEVRQTANLSSAVRLAVLAWYQDKAATG
- a CDS encoding SspB family protein, with protein sequence MAEDHMRYDILAQEALRGVVRKVLAEVAKTGLPGEHHFFISFVTRAPGVRLSEKLLGQYDKEMTIVIQNQYWDLKVNETGFEVGLSFDGIPETLVVPFSAVKGFFDPSVQFGLQFDPATAPGAAAVETEADAEVEATAEAGAVEAGEEKPGEKVVSLDAFRKKP